GGACGGGCTCCAGCTGTGCCGCCCACGTGGGATGAACCACCGCGGCCAGGTCCGGTCGGGTGGTGGTCGTCGCTGTGCTCACCGCGATGCAACTCCCTGGACGGCGTCGCCTGGGGATGTAGCAGTCGACGCGACCGGCTTCAACGACCCGCTGTCGTCCCCACTCACGGGTGGGTGATCCGGGGGCCCCAGCCGCAGGTCCTTCAAGCCGTTCCAGGCCAGGTTGACGAGGTGTGCGGCGACGTCGTGCCGTCCGGGCGTTCCCGCCTCCAACCACCACTCCCCCACCAGGGCGACCATCCCGACCAGTGCCCGGGCGTACAGCGGGGCGAGCGCGGTGTCGTACCCCCGCGAGAAGAACTCCTCAGCGAGGATCAACTCTGCGTTGGCCGCCACGTCGCCGATCACGCTGGCGAACGTGCCCGACGAGCTGCCGACGGGCGCGTCACGGACCAGGATCCGGAAGCCGTCGCGCTCGTCCTCGATGTAGGTCAGGAAGGCGTCCGCTGCGCGTTCCACCGCGGCGCGGGGATGGTCGGCAGCGTCCAGCGCAGCCACGATCCGTCCGAGGAGGGCCCTGACCTCACGGTCGACGATCACCGCATACAGGCCCTCCTTCCCGCCGAAGTGCTCGTAGACGATCGGCTTGCTCACCTTCGCACGTTCGGCGATGTCCTCGACCGAGGCGGCTTCGAAGCCGCGTTCGGCGAAGACCTGTCGCCCCACGCCGATGAGCTGCTCGCGGCGTTCGCGGCCGCTCATGCGTCCTCGACGCTCGGTCACCAGCGAGCCAGTCGCTTGGGCTCCGCTGCCCACTTCCGCGCGATGATGCGTGGACTCGGCAGCCGCACGTTCCACGCCAGGCGCAGTTGCTCGAGCGTCCGGATGATCCGCCAGCTGGGGTCGACCTGGCCGCGGAGCAGGCCGTGGCGGGCCGAGGTCGGGAAGGCGTGGTGGTTGTTGTGCCAAGACTCCCCGAACGACAGCAGCGACAGCGGCCAGTTGTTGGTGCCCTCGTCGCGGCTCTCGAACGGTTGCTCCCCGAAGAAGTGGCAGATCGAGTTGATGCTCCAGGTGACGTGGTGCAGCAGGAAGATCCGGACCAGGCTGCCCCACACGAACGCGGTCAGCATTCCCCACAGCGTCCCGTTGACCGCCAGGCCGATCAGCGGGGGGAGCAGGAAGCTGGTGGTGACCAGCGCCGGGAAGCTGCGGTCGACCGCGCAGATCGCGGCGTCGTCCTCCAGGTCCGGCGCCCACCGCGAGTTCACCGTGTCGTGCGGGCTGAACAGCCACCCGGCGTGCGAGTGCCACAGTCCGCGGAGCACGCCCCGCAGGCCGCTGTCCTCGACCAGGTGCGGCGAGTGCGGGTCGC
This sequence is a window from Actinomycetota bacterium. Protein-coding genes within it:
- a CDS encoding TetR/AcrR family transcriptional regulator, yielding MSGRERREQLIGVGRQVFAERGFEAASVEDIAERAKVSKPIVYEHFGGKEGLYAVIVDREVRALLGRIVAALDAADHPRAAVERAADAFLTYIEDERDGFRILVRDAPVGSSSGTFASVIGDVAANAELILAEEFFSRGYDTALAPLYARALVGMVALVGEWWLEAGTPGRHDVAAHLVNLAWNGLKDLRLGPPDHPPVSGDDSGSLKPVASTATSPGDAVQGVASR
- a CDS encoding acyl-CoA desaturase; the encoded protein is MAVLFTVGPLVGVVAAMVLLWGQGLSGLDFGLFLGFYLFTGLGVTIGYHRLLTHRSFEAPTAVRVLFAVAGTMSAQKSVIDWVATHRRHHAYADEYGDPHSPHLVEDSGLRGVLRGLWHSHAGWLFSPHDTVNSRWAPDLEDDAAICAVDRSFPALVTTSFLLPPLIGLAVNGTLWGMLTAFVWGSLVRIFLLHHVTWSINSICHFFGEQPFESRDEGTNNWPLSLLSFGESWHNNHHAFPTSARHGLLRGQVDPSWRIIRTLEQLRLAWNVRLPSPRIIARKWAAEPKRLARW